CAAAATCTCGCTAGCAAGTCAATGAGCATTTCAGCTTTCAGATATATGGATGAGTAATCATCCACTACTATGGAGAGTTTGATCCTGGCTCAGGACGAACGCTGGCGGCGTGCCTAATACATGCAAGTCGAGCGGATTTGTTCCTTCGGGGACAAGTTAGCGGCGGACGGGTGAGTAACACGTAGGTAACCTGCCTATCAGATCGGGATAACTATCGGAAACGATAGCTAAGACCGGATAACTGGTTTTCTCGCATGAGAGAATTATGAAACACGGAGCAATCTGTGGCTGGTAGATGGGCCTGCGGCGCATTAGCTAGTTGGTGAGGTAACGGCTCACCAAGGCGACGATGCGTAGCCGACCTGAGAGGGTGAACGGCCACACTGGGACTGAGACACGGCCCAGACTCCTACGGGAGGCAGCAGTAGGGAATCTTCCGCAATGGACGCAAGTCTGACGGAGCAACGCCGCGTGAGTGATGAAGGTTTTCGGATCGTAAAGCTCTGTTGCCCTAGACGAACAGCATGAGGAGTAACTGCCTTGTGTGTGACGGTATAGGAGAAGAAAGCCCCGGCTAACTACGTGCCAGCAGCCGCGGTAATACGTAGGGGGCAAGCGTTGTCCGGAATTATTGGGCGTAAAGCGCGCGCAGGCGGTTCATTAAGTTGGGTGTTTAAGCCCGGGGCTCAACCCCGGTTCGCATCCAAAACTGGTGAACTTGAGTGTAGGAGAGGAAAGTGGAATTCCACGTGTAGCGGTGAAATGCGTAGAGATGTGGAGGAACACCAGTGGCGAAGGCGACTTTCTGGCCTATAACTGACGCTGAGGCGCGAAAGCGTGGGGAGCAAACAGGATTAGATACCCTGGTAGTCCACGCCGTAAACGATGCATACTAGGTGTCGGGGATTCGATTTCTCGGTGCCGAAGTTAACACAGTAAGTATGCCGCCTGGGGAGTACGCTCGCAAGAGTGAAACTCAAAGGAATTGACGGGGACCCGCACAAGCAGTGGAGTATGTGGTTTAATTCGAAGCAACGCGAAGAACCTTACCAGGTCTTGACATCTGGGTGTAAGCACTAGAGATAGTGCCCCTCTTCGGAGCACCCAAGACAGGTGGTGCATGGTTGTCGTCAGCTCGTGTCGTGAGATGTTGGGTTAAGTCCCGCAACGAGCGCAACCCTTGATCTTAGTTGCCAGCACTTCGGGTGGGCACTCTAAGATGACTGCCGGTGACAAACCGGAGGAAGGTGGGGATGACGTCAAATCATCATGCCCCTTATGACCTGGGCTACACACGTACTACAATGGTCGGTACAACGGGAAGCGAAGCCGCGAGGCGGAGCGAATCCTTATAAGCCGATCTCAGTTCGGATTGCAGGCTGCAACTCGCCTGCATGAAGTCGGAATTGCTAGTAATCGCGGATCAGCATGCCGCGGTGAATACGTTCCCGGGTCTTGTACACACCGCCCGTCACACCACGAGAGTTTACAACACCCGAAGTCGGTGGGGTAACCCGCAAGGGAGCCAGCCGCCGAAGGTGGGGTAGATGATTGGGGTGAAGTCGTAACAAGGTAGCCGTATCGGAAGGTGCGGCTGGATCACCTCCTTTCTATGGAGACTCGGATCTGATAGATCCAGTCAAGTATCTTCGGATACACAATCGCTTACTCACTCGTGTTCAGTTTTGAAGGATGAATTTACCTTCAACATTGTTCCTTGAAAACTAGATAACGAAATGAAACGTAAAGTAAGAACTTAGGTTGTGTTAACCTTCGGGTTGCACAAAAATCTTTAAAGTTTTTTCTAGGTTAAGCTAGAAAGAGCACACGGAGGATGCCTAGGCACTAGGAGCCGAAGAAGGACGTGGCGAACGACGAAATGCCTCGGGGAGCCGTAAGCAGGCTTTGATCCGGGGATGTCCGAATGGGGGAACCCAGCTGTGGTAATGCGCAGTTACCACGTAGTGAATACATAGCTACGTTGGAGGCATACCCAGGGAACTGAAACATCTAAGTACCTGGAGGAAAAGAAAACAAAAGTGATTCCGTCAGTAGCGGCGAGCGAAAGCGGAATAGCCCAAACCAAGGAGCTTGCTCCTTGGGGTTGTAGGACCTCGACATGGGGTTAGTTCGATAGGCGAAGTGATCTGGAAAGGTCCGGCATAGAAGGTAAAAGCCCTGTAGCCCAAATCGAACGAAATCCCTAGAGGTATCCTGAGTACGGCGGGTCACGTGAAACCCCGTCGGAATCCGGCAGGACCATCTGCCAAGGCTAAATACTCCCTAGTGACCGATAGTGAAGCAGTACCGTGAGGGAAAGGTGAAAAGCACCGCGGAAGCGGAGTGAAAAAGAACCTGAAACCGTGTGCTTACAAAAAGTCAGAGCCCTCTTTATGGGTGATGGCGTGCCTTTTGTAGAATGAACCGGCGAGTTACGTTCCCGTGCGAGGTTAAGTCGAAGAGACGGAGCCGCAGCGAAAGCGAGTCTGAATAGGGCGCTTTAGTACGTGGACGTAGACCCGAAACCGTGTGATCTACCCCTGTCCAGGGTGAAGGTGAGGTAACACTCACTGGAGGCCCGAACCCACGCATGTTGAAAAATGCGGGGATGAGGTGGGGGTAGCGGAGAAATTCCAATCGAACTCGGAGATAGCTGGTTCTCCCCGAAATAGCTTTAGGGCTAGCCTCGGAAGATGAGTTGTGGAGGTAAAGCACTGATTGGGTGCGGGGCCCGCCAAGGGTTACCAAGTCCAGTCAAACTCTGAATGCCACAAACTTTATTCCGGGAGTCAGACAGTGAGTGCTAAGATCCATTGTCAAAAGGGAAACAGCCCAGACCATCAGCTAAGGTCCCCAAGTGTGTGTTAAGTGGGAAAGGATGTGGAGTTGCACAGACAACCAGGATGTTGGCTTAGAAGCAGCCACCATTGAAAGAGTGCGTAATAGCTCACTGGTCGAGTGACTCTGCGCCGAAAATGTAACGGGGCTAAACACGCCACCGAAGCTATGGCTTGCACTTTGTGCATGGGTAGGGGAGCGTTGTATGTACGTTGAATTCTGACCGTAAGGACAGGTGGAGCGCATACAAGTGAGAATGCCGGTATAAGTAACGAAAAGATCAGTGAGAATCTGATCCGCCGAAAACCTAAGGGTTCCTGAGGAAGGCTCGTCCGCTCAGGGTAAGTCGGGACCTAAGGCGAGGCCGAAAGGCGTAGTCGATGGACAACAGGTGGAAATTCCTGTACCACCGTAGCCGTTATGAGCAATGGAGTGACGCAGAAGGATAGTGACGCAGACTGATGGATGTCTGTCCAAGCAGTGAGGCTGATGTGTAGGCAAATCCGCACATCGTAAGGCTGGGCTGTGATGGGGAGGGAAACTTTAAGTACCGTAGGTCATGATTTCACACTGCCAAGAAAAGCTTCTAGCCAGGCGAAGGTGCCCGTACCGCAAACCGACACAGGTGGGTGAGAAGAGAATTCTAAGGCGCGCGGAAGAACTCTCGTTAAGGAACTCGGCAAAATGACCCCGTAACTTCGGGAGAAGGGGTGCCTCGGTAGGGTGAATAGCCCGAGGGGGCCGCAGTGAAAAGGCCCAAGCGACTGTTTAGCAAAAACACAGGTCTGTGCGAAGCCGCAAGGCGAAGTATACGGGCTGACGCCTGCCCGGTGCTGGAAGGTTAAGAGGAGTGGTTAGGGGCAACCCGAAGCTATGAATTGAAGCCCCAGTAAACGGCGGCCGTAACTATAACGGTCCTAAGGTAGCGAAATTCCTTGTCAGGTAAATTCTGACCCGCACGAATGGCGTAACGACTTGGGCGCTGTCTCAACGAGAGATCCGGTGAAATTTTAATACCTGTGAAGATGCAGGTTACCCGCGACAAGACGGAAAGACCCCATGGAGCTTTACTGCAGCTTGATATTGGACTTTGGTACGATCTGTACAGGATAGGTGGGAGCCTTTGAAGCCTGAGCGCCAGCTTGGGTGGAGGCGCCGTTGGGATACCACCCTGATCGTATCGGAGTTCTAACCTGGTACCGTGATCCGGTATGGGGACAGTGTCAGGTGGGCAGTTTGACTGGGGCGGTCGCCTCCTAAAATGTAACGGAGGCGTTTAAAGGTTCCCTCAGAATGGTTGGAAATCATTCGCAGAGTGCAAAGGCATAAGGGAGCTTGACTGCGAGACCTACAAGTCGAGCAGGGACGAAAGTCGGACTTAGTGATCCGGTGGTACCGAATGGAAGGGCCATCGCTCAACGGATAAAAGCTACCCTGGGGATAACAGGCTTATCTCCCCCAAGAGTCCACATCGACGGGGAGGTTTGGCACCTCGATGTCGGCTCATCGCATCCTGGGGCTGAAGTAGGTCCCAAGGGTTGGGCTGTTCGCCCATTAAAGCGGTACGCGAGCTGGGTTCAGAACGTCGTGAGACAGTTCGGTCCCTATCTGTCGCGGGCGTAGGAAATTTGAGAGGAGCTGTCCTTAGTACGAGAGGACCGGGATGGACGTACCGCTGGTGTACCAGTTGTCTCGCCAGAGGCATAGCTGGGTAGCTATGTACGGAGGGGATAAGCGCTGAAAGCATCTAAGCGCGAAGCCCCCCTCAAGATGAGATTTCCCAGTATGTAAGACCCCTTGTAGACGACGAGGTTGATAGGTTCGAGGTGGAAGTGCGGCAACGTATGCAGCTGACGAATACTAATCGGTCGAGGGCTTAACCAATAAACCTAAATGTTACTTTACGCACGTTTCGTATCTAGTTTTCAAGGCGCAAATCACGCTTTGACTGTTTGGTGATGATGGCGGAGGGGACCCACGCGTTCCCATCTCGAACACGACCGTTAAGCCCTCCAGCGTCGATGGTACTTGAACCGCAGGGTTCTGGGAGAGTAGAACGTTGCCAAGCAACGATAAGAGTCTTTTTGGAAGAAATTCCAAGAAGGCTCTTTTTTTTACATCAGTACAATAGCGTGGAATAAACCATACTAGCCCTATGAGGAGGGATTGGTATGGAAAGTTCAGCACCCAAGAAAGGGATAGGTACATTTCTTTTGTTGTTTTTGGTGATGCAAGGGATTAGCGGTTGTTCGGCGAAGATAGACGCTGTCAAAGATGATCCCAACCCGTTGAGAGGTCTCAATGAACTTGGAAACACCCTGCCTGCACCTTTACCGGTTGCGAAAGCACCGACTGTTGATGCTCCTGTACAGCCGCAGCTACCAGCGAAGCAGGTTGTAAAAGGAATTTACGTGTCAGCCTGGTCAGCTGTAGGCAATAAGTTCGAGCAGCTCCTAACGCTGGTGGAACAAACCGATTTGAATGCGATGGTCATTGATGTGAAAAATGATTCAGGGCAAGTTACATATCCCTCCACGATCCCCGTAGTTAATGAAATTGGAGCGAATAGCCATGTCATTATTCATGATTTGAAAGCGAAGCTGCAAAGGCTGAAGGATAAGAACATTTATTCGATTGCTCGAATTGTCGTTTTTAAAGATCCCTATTTGGGGAAGAAAAAAAGTGAATTAGCGATGAAAAGTCACTCCGGCAGTGTGTGGAAGGATAATAAGGGGATTGCCTGGGTAGATCCTTATAAAGAAGAAGTGTGGGATTATAATATTCAGTTAGCGGAGGAAGCAGCTGCGCTGGGTTTTGACGAGATTCAGTTCGACTACGTGAGATTCCCCGAGAATGGGAAGAAAGTTGACAGTGAAGTTCAATTCGATAACCCGAATAAGTTGACGAAGGCGCAAGTGATCGAATCATTTTTGCAAAGAGCCAAGGAAAAGATTGGACAAAGGGCGTATTTGTCAGCCGATGTATTCGGTTTAACGACATCATCAGACAATGATATGGGAATCGGGCAAGATTGGGCCAAAATCAGCAAGCAGGTCAACTATATTTCGCCAATGCTCTATCCCTCTCACTATACTAGCGGCATCTATGGAGTCAAGAGTCCTGATTTGCAGCCGTATGCGATCATTAGCAGAGCGATTAGCGACGCGAAGGGAAAGAATCAACAATTAGCGCAAGCGGCTAGCCAGGTGGCCGAAATTAGACCCTGGTATCAGGATTTTACGGCTACTTGGGTAAAGCCTCATAAAACCTACGGCGCGGCAGATGTGAGAGAGCAAATAAAAGCAGCTAAGGAACATGGCGTAGAACAATTTTTATTGTGGAACTCCAACAGTATATACTCCTATCGTTAACGGAATCGTCTTATTCAGGGGGATGAGTTTCTTCTGAGAGGTCCTTTTCCTTGACACGAAAAATAGGCTTTTGTTAAGATTGCAATCATATACCAAAATGAATGAGCAGCAGCTTACGGCAAAAGCGATGCCAATCGAAAGTTCTAAGGAGGAATATGTGTTGTGAGGGAAGACAAGTTCGGTAAGGAAGGCTTAACATTTGATGATGTGTTGTTGGTGCCGAGAAAATCTGAAGTGTTCGGTAAGGAGATCGACGTTTCAACAGTTCTGGCGCCTCATGTGAAATTAAACATTCCATTTATTAGCTCGGCTATGGATACAGTGACGGAATCGTCGCTTGCTATTGCTATGGCTCGTGAGGGGGGTATCGGGATCATCCATAAGAATATGACGATTGACCTGCAAGCTGAGCATGTGGACCGCGTGAAGCGTTCGGAGAGTGGGGTTATTACGAATCCTTTCTCCCTAACGCCTGAGCACCATGTCTATGATGCAGAAGAATTAATGGCGAAATATCGGATTTCAGGTGTGCCGATTGTGAATGATGCCAATAAGCTGGTAGGGATTCTGACGAATCGCGACTTGCGTTTTGTGCATGATTATTCAATCAAGATCAAGGAAGTAATGACGCAGGAAGATCTGGTCACGGCTCCGGTAGGAACGACACTTCAGCAGGCAGAAGGTATTCTTCAAAAGCACAAAATTGAGAAATTGCCGCTGGTTGATGATAATTTTGAGCTTAAGGGATTAATTACGATTAAAGATATTGAGAAGGCTATTCAGTTCCCTAACTCGGCAAAAGACGCTCAGGGCCGCTTATTGGTAGGCGCAGCTGTAGGTGTCTCCAAAGATGTCCTTGAACGCGCTGCTGCGCTTGTGAAAGCTGGTATTGATGTTATCGTGGTAGATTCCGCGCACGGCCATCATATTAATATTGCTGAGACGGTTAAAAAGCTAAGAAGCCAATATCCGGAGCTTCCTATTATCGCAGGTAATGTAGCCACGGGTGACGGTACTCGCGATCTCATTCAAGCGGGAGCATCGATGGTGAAGGTAGGCATCGGGCCTGGTTCCATCTGTACAACACGCGTTATCGCGGGGATTGGCGTTCCTCAAATTACGGCAATCTATGATTGCGCGCAAGCTGCGGCAGAATTCGGCGTTCCCATCATTGCAGATGGCGGGATCAAGTATTCTGGAGATGTGGTGAAGGCGATCGCGGCTGGAGCTAGCGCCGTTATGATTGGTAGTCTTTTTGCGGGAACGGATGAGAGCCCGGGAGAATCGGAGATTTTCCAAGGCCGTAAATACAAAGTGTATCGCGGTATGGGTTCCTTGGGAGCCATGAAAGAAGGCAGTAAAGACCGCTATTTCCAAGAGAATGAGAGCAAGCTTGTTCCCGAAGGTATTGAAGGGCGCGTAGCTTACAAAGGTCCTATGGCCGATACTGTATATCAACTGGTAGGCGGACTTCGTTCTGGTATGGGGTATTGTGGAGCGAGAAACATTCCTGAGTTGATTCACGATACGCAATTTATTCGAATTACGGGGGCAGGTCTGAAAGAGAGCCATCCGCATGATATTCAAATTACAAAAGAGGCTCCAAACTACTCCATGTAAGTTTCATAATTCGCTAAAATTTAAAGGCGTGGGAATTGAACCTGCGTCTTCTTTTTTTTGTCTAATGGGGTGTGTTACAATATAAACGGTCATTATATCGCTAGGGAGAGTGAAATTGTGAGATTTTTACGTTTTACAAAGAAAAAGGTTGCTTTGGTGTTAGGTGTTAGTATAATTGCTCAATCCTTACTTTTACATATACAGCCAACGTATGCCGCAGATACCAAAACACCGGCAGCAACGACGGCTCCAGCGGCTGCAACTACGCCGGCAACTGCGTCCAATGAGCCCAAAATTGCTGCTAAGTCTGGAATCGTCATGGAAGCAAGCACAGGCACAGTTCTCTATGAGATGAATGCGGATGAAGCTTTCCCGCCGGCAAGTATGGCGAAGATGATGACAGAGTACTTGGCGATGGAAAGCATTAAAGAAGGCAAGTTCAAATGGGATTCCCCTGTAACAGCAACTAAAAATGCCGCAGACGTTATTGGTTCCGGACAGCTTATTGCTGAAAATGAAACACTGACGTTCAAAGATATGTTTAATGCGATGTCCATCTATTCTGCGAACGATGCTTCCGTGGCTTTTGCTGAATTGCTGGGAGGGACGGAAGAGAATTTTGCTAAAATGATGAATGAGAAAGCCAAGCAACTTGGGATGTCGGACAAAGCTCATTTCATTAGTGCCACAGGACTTTCCCGTGCAGATCTCAAAAATCCTCCCGCATCTATTGAGGGTGAGACCAAAATGACGGCGCGCGATGCGGCTATTCTTGCTTATAATATCCTCAAAGATCATAAGGAAATTCTTGAATTCACGAAAATCCCATCTTTGAAACTAAGACCTACAGATAAGACGCCAATGATCAATTGGAACTGGATGCTGGAAGGCAATCTGACGAACACTAATTTGAAAAAATATGCGTATGCAGGGCTGGATGGGTTGAAAACAGGTTCAACCGATGATGCCGGTTACTGCTTCACAGGAACTGCCGAAAAGAATGGCATGCGTATTATCACGGTTGTGATGGGGACCAAAACAGAGCCGGAGCGTTTTAACGAAACAAGGAAGCTGCTCGACTATGGTTTTAATAATTTTGAAATTAAACCGTTCCTTAATGCGAAGCAGCAAATAGATTCTTTGAAAATCGTAAACATTAAGAAAGGCGTTCAAACTCAAGTCCCTCTTGTGACCAAAACAGGTCTGACGTTCATCGCCAGAAAAGGCGCGAAAGATACTGATTTCACAATAACAGCGGAACCGGTTGAAGAAAGCAAGTTGGTGGCTCCGATTACGAAGGGCGATGCTCTTGGAAAAGTAAAAGTAAGCTACAATGGCCAAGAAAAAACGGTTGATCTTATAGCCGATGACGATGTTCAAAAAGGCAGTTGGATTCGACTGTTGTTCCGCTCCTTCAAAAACTTCTTCAGCGATATGTTTAAAGGGGTCAAAGGCGGCTCGTAGCCCAGAAAATGGGTTGTATAATGCTCCCCCTTCATGTAAAATGATTGTTTAGAAGTTTACTATCGAATCGTGTAGGGAACTGCATGAAATTGTTGAAGTAGGGAGGCTTTGACTTCGTCAAAGTCCCTATAAATGGTATAGGAGGAAATGAAGAATGGAAACAGGAACATCCCGCGTTAAAACAGGTATGGCTGAAATGCAAAAAGGCGGCGTCATTATGGACGTCATGAATGCTGAACAAGCAAAAATCGCAGAAGCAGCTGGTGCATCTGCAGTTATGGCGCTCGAGCGCGTACCTGCTGACATTCGTGCTGCCGGCGGCGTATCCCGCATGGCGGATCCAACAATCGTTGAAGATGTCATGAGAGTTGTTTCGATTCCGGTTATGGCGAAAGCTAGAATTGGGCATTTTGTAGAAGCAAAAGTCCTGGAGTCTCTGGGCGTTGATTATATCGATGAGAGTGAAGTTCTGACTCCTGCGGACGAAGTGTTCCACATTAACAAACGTGACTTCACGGTTCCTTTCGTATGTGGTTGCCGCGATTTAGGCGAAGCTTTGCGTCGTATTGGCGAAGGTGCATCCATGCTTCGTACCAAAGGTGAGCCAGGAACAGGCAATATCGTAGAAGCTGTGCGCCACATGCGTACAATTCAAGGCCAAATTCGCAAAATTCAAGGCATGTCCAAGGATGAGCTGATGTTTGAAGCTAAGAATTTAGGCGCTCCTTACGAATTGTTGCTGCAAGTACATGAATCAGGCAAATTGCCTGTTGTTAACTTCGCGGCTGGCGGTGTAGCTACACCTGCTGATGCTGCGTTGATGATGCACTTGGGTTCAGATGGCGTATTCGTTGGATCCGGTATTTTCAAATCGGACAGCCCTGAGAAATTCGCTAAAGCTATTGTAGAAGCGGTAACGCACTACACGGATTATAAATTGATTGCTGAAATTTCCAAAAACCTCGGTACCCCTATGAAGGGAATCGAAATTTCCAAGCTTCAAGCTTCCGAGCGTATGCAGGAGCGCGGCTGGTAATGACGAAGATTGGGGTCCTCGCGCTGCAAGGCGCGGTAGCGGAGCATATTCGCGGCATTGAGAAGGCGGGTGCTGAGGGCGTTGTAGTTAAACGCACGGAGCAGTTAGCCGACCTAGATGGCATTATTCTTCCCGGTGGAGAAAGTACGACCATCGGCAAGCTGATGCGTACGTACGGCTTCATCGAAGCGCTGCAGGATTTCTCTGCCGCAGGCAAGCCGATCTTCGGTACCTGCGCAGGTCTGATTGTGATCGCGAAAGAGATCACCGGACAGCCGGAAGCCCATCTTGGGCTGATGGATATTACGGTGGCACGCAACGCGTTCGGGCGTCAACGCGAAAGCTTTGAGACGGATCTGCCGATCAAAGGCATCGACGAGAACGTTCGCGCGGTCTTCATTCGCGCCCCACTGATTGAGAAAGTGGGACCGGATGTGGATGTTCTGGCTACGTATGACGGCCAGATCGTAGCGGCGCAGCAAGGGCATCTTCTTGCTGCTTCTTTCCACCCTGAGCTGACGGATGATTTCCGTCTGCACAGCTACTTCTTGGATATGGTACAGCAAAGCAAGCATATATAATGGGACAAGCACCTTGAACTCACCGGATGTGCCGGGAAAGGTGCTTGCTTCCATATTCTAACCATTTTGCGCTAACGGAGGAATCTCCTTGTTTGATGTAAAGTTACTACGCAGTGATTTGGCAGCGGTACAAGCTGCAATGCAAAACCGTGGGAAACAGATTGAAGAGCTTAACGGCTTCACGGAGCTGGATGTTAAGCGGAGAGAGCTGCTGCAAGAGACGGAGCAGCTCAAGAATCGCCGTAATACCGTGTCGCAAGAGGTTGCCGGTCGCAAAAGATCCGGTGAGAATGCGGATGATTTGATTCAAGAAATGAAGGTCGTCGGAGACCGCATTAAAGAACTCGATGACGAGATTCGCGTGTTGGACGAGTCCTTGCAACAGGTACTGCTCTCCATCCCGAATATGCCCCATGCAAGCGTTCCTGTAGGCCGTACAGAAGAAGAGAATGTAGAGCTTCGCCGTATTGGCGAGATTCCACAGTTCGATTATGAAGTGAAGCCGCATTGGGAAGTTGCGCAGGAACTGGGCATTCTGGATTTCGAAGCAGCTGCGAAGGTGACGGGTTCGCGTTTTGTTTTCTACAAAGGCCTTGGGGCCAGGTTGGAGCGGGCTTTGATTAACTTCATGATGGACCTGCACAGTGATGAGCATGGTTATGAAGAAATGCTGCCTCCTTATATCGTAAACCGTGACAGCTTAACGGGAACGGGACAGCTTCCTAAGTTTGAGGAAGATGTGTTTAAAATACAGGATTCGGATTATTTCCTGATTCCGACAGCAGAAGTTCCGGTGACCAATTATCACCGCGAAGATATTCTAACGAATGATCAGCTGCCGGTGAATTTCGTGGCTTTCAGTGCTTGCTTCCGTTCGGAAGCGGGATCTGCGGGCAGAGATACCCGCGGCTTAATCAGACAGCATCAATTCAACAAAATTGAGCTTGTTAAGCTGGTTAAACCCGAAGACTCCTATGAGGAGCTAGAGAAGCTTACAGGGCATGCTGAGCGCGTCTTGCAGCTATTGAAGCTGCCGTACCGCGTGTTGTCTCTGTGCACTGGCGATATTGGCTTCACATCCGCGAAAACGTACGATCTAGAGGTCTGGCTGCCGAACAGCGGCGCTTACCGTGAGATCTCGTCATGCAGCAACTTCGAGGACTTCCAAGCTCGCAGAGCTAATATTCGCTTCCGCCGCGATGCGAAGGCGAAGCCGGAATTCGTACATACATTGAACGGATCAGGCTTGGCGCTTGGTCGCACGGTGGCCGCGATCCTTGAGAATTACCAACAAGCGGACGGTTCGATCGTTGTTCCGGACGTCCTTATTCCTTACATGAATGGCATAAAAGTGATCACAAAAAAATAGCACTTGATTCTACCCTAGAATTCATGCTACAATGCTTTTTGTCACTGCACAAGGTTGTCTCCTTACTGGGAGACACCTATCGTGGAGAGGTGGTCGAGTGGTTTAAGGCAGCGGTCTTGAAAACCGCCGAGGTGCAAGCCTCCGTGGGTTCGAATCCCACCCTCTCCGTAACCATGGTAATACCCCATAGATTACTGCTATCGGGGCATAATTGACTGAAACGCGCTGTACTGTTGAATAAACGGTATGGTGCGTTTTTTTGTGTTCATGACCGTTGGACTAGAATCCAACTGGAGGAACGACTTATGAGCGAAAATACAGTGAAAACAAGCCGTAAACGTGGGCAAAGAAAGAATAATTTAGATATACC
Above is a genomic segment from Paenibacillus sp. HWE-109 containing:
- the guaB gene encoding IMP dehydrogenase; translated protein: MREDKFGKEGLTFDDVLLVPRKSEVFGKEIDVSTVLAPHVKLNIPFISSAMDTVTESSLAIAMAREGGIGIIHKNMTIDLQAEHVDRVKRSESGVITNPFSLTPEHHVYDAEELMAKYRISGVPIVNDANKLVGILTNRDLRFVHDYSIKIKEVMTQEDLVTAPVGTTLQQAEGILQKHKIEKLPLVDDNFELKGLITIKDIEKAIQFPNSAKDAQGRLLVGAAVGVSKDVLERAAALVKAGIDVIVVDSAHGHHINIAETVKKLRSQYPELPIIAGNVATGDGTRDLIQAGASMVKVGIGPGSICTTRVIAGIGVPQITAIYDCAQAAAEFGVPIIADGGIKYSGDVVKAIAAGASAVMIGSLFAGTDESPGESEIFQGRKYKVYRGMGSLGAMKEGSKDRYFQENESKLVPEGIEGRVAYKGPMADTVYQLVGGLRSGMGYCGARNIPELIHDTQFIRITGAGLKESHPHDIQITKEAPNYSM
- a CDS encoding D-alanyl-D-alanine carboxypeptidase family protein, which codes for MRFLRFTKKKVALVLGVSIIAQSLLLHIQPTYAADTKTPAATTAPAAATTPATASNEPKIAAKSGIVMEASTGTVLYEMNADEAFPPASMAKMMTEYLAMESIKEGKFKWDSPVTATKNAADVIGSGQLIAENETLTFKDMFNAMSIYSANDASVAFAELLGGTEENFAKMMNEKAKQLGMSDKAHFISATGLSRADLKNPPASIEGETKMTARDAAILAYNILKDHKEILEFTKIPSLKLRPTDKTPMINWNWMLEGNLTNTNLKKYAYAGLDGLKTGSTDDAGYCFTGTAEKNGMRIITVVMGTKTEPERFNETRKLLDYGFNNFEIKPFLNAKQQIDSLKIVNIKKGVQTQVPLVTKTGLTFIARKGAKDTDFTITAEPVEESKLVAPITKGDALGKVKVSYNGQEKTVDLIADDDVQKGSWIRLLFRSFKNFFSDMFKGVKGGS
- the pdxS gene encoding pyridoxal 5'-phosphate synthase lyase subunit PdxS, which produces METGTSRVKTGMAEMQKGGVIMDVMNAEQAKIAEAAGASAVMALERVPADIRAAGGVSRMADPTIVEDVMRVVSIPVMAKARIGHFVEAKVLESLGVDYIDESEVLTPADEVFHINKRDFTVPFVCGCRDLGEALRRIGEGASMLRTKGEPGTGNIVEAVRHMRTIQGQIRKIQGMSKDELMFEAKNLGAPYELLLQVHESGKLPVVNFAAGGVATPADAALMMHLGSDGVFVGSGIFKSDSPEKFAKAIVEAVTHYTDYKLIAEISKNLGTPMKGIEISKLQASERMQERGW
- the pdxT gene encoding pyridoxal 5'-phosphate synthase glutaminase subunit PdxT is translated as MTKIGVLALQGAVAEHIRGIEKAGAEGVVVKRTEQLADLDGIILPGGESTTIGKLMRTYGFIEALQDFSAAGKPIFGTCAGLIVIAKEITGQPEAHLGLMDITVARNAFGRQRESFETDLPIKGIDENVRAVFIRAPLIEKVGPDVDVLATYDGQIVAAQQGHLLAASFHPELTDDFRLHSYFLDMVQQSKHI
- a CDS encoding putative glycoside hydrolase: MESSAPKKGIGTFLLLFLVMQGISGCSAKIDAVKDDPNPLRGLNELGNTLPAPLPVAKAPTVDAPVQPQLPAKQVVKGIYVSAWSAVGNKFEQLLTLVEQTDLNAMVIDVKNDSGQVTYPSTIPVVNEIGANSHVIIHDLKAKLQRLKDKNIYSIARIVVFKDPYLGKKKSELAMKSHSGSVWKDNKGIAWVDPYKEEVWDYNIQLAEEAAALGFDEIQFDYVRFPENGKKVDSEVQFDNPNKLTKAQVIESFLQRAKEKIGQRAYLSADVFGLTTSSDNDMGIGQDWAKISKQVNYISPMLYPSHYTSGIYGVKSPDLQPYAIISRAISDAKGKNQQLAQAASQVAEIRPWYQDFTATWVKPHKTYGAADVREQIKAAKEHGVEQFLLWNSNSIYSYR
- the serS gene encoding serine--tRNA ligase — translated: MFDVKLLRSDLAAVQAAMQNRGKQIEELNGFTELDVKRRELLQETEQLKNRRNTVSQEVAGRKRSGENADDLIQEMKVVGDRIKELDDEIRVLDESLQQVLLSIPNMPHASVPVGRTEEENVELRRIGEIPQFDYEVKPHWEVAQELGILDFEAAAKVTGSRFVFYKGLGARLERALINFMMDLHSDEHGYEEMLPPYIVNRDSLTGTGQLPKFEEDVFKIQDSDYFLIPTAEVPVTNYHREDILTNDQLPVNFVAFSACFRSEAGSAGRDTRGLIRQHQFNKIELVKLVKPEDSYEELEKLTGHAERVLQLLKLPYRVLSLCTGDIGFTSAKTYDLEVWLPNSGAYREISSCSNFEDFQARRANIRFRRDAKAKPEFVHTLNGSGLALGRTVAAILENYQQADGSIVVPDVLIPYMNGIKVITKK